The genomic stretch ATTTATCATGAGCCGCCAATAGCTGCTCGATGCTGTGGCGCAGGGCATCGTCGCCGACACAAGCTTCGTTCAGGAATGCGGCGCGGGAAGCCGGCGAGGTCCGCTTGATCGCCTCCAGGAAAACGGCTTCTTCGTCTGCCATCGTGACACCAGATTCCGGTGGAGTGGATACAACTCTATTGACAATGCGCTGTTTCCGGCTTCAAGGCCTCAGGGCATCCAAGAGGATTTCGAGACGGTCTCCAGCGCACCTTAAGTGTCGAGTGTCTTAGCCATTTCGCGATGCAGCCAGGCACGGGCGTAAGCCCAATGCCGATCTGCGGTGGCTGGCGAGACGCCAAGTGCCGAAGCTGCCTGATCCATAGTCAATCCGGCAAAATACCGCAGCTTCACTAAGGCCGCTTTCTCTGGATGATTGGCGGCGAGGCTTGTCAATGCCTCGTCCAAAGCCAGCAGATTGGCGTCTGTTTCAGCTCGTTCCACTGCGACGTCGGCCAAAACGACGCGCGCCATGCCACCGCCACGTTTTTGCCGCGCTTTGCGCCGTGCTTGTTCGACCAGGATGCGTCGCATGGCCTCGGCTGCGGCGGCGAAGAAATGGCCACGACCATCCCAATGCTTTCCATTGGTTGATCGTGCGGCCAACTCCCTTGGAACGAGTCGCAGATACGCCTCATGCACCAGGGCAGTGGCAGCCAGCGTTTGGCCAGGTTTTTCTTGCGCCAGTTTTTGGGCA from Pirellulales bacterium encodes the following:
- a CDS encoding sigma-70 family RNA polymerase sigma factor, whose protein sequence is MTDITHILSAVEQGDPHAADELLPLVYGELRRLAAQKLAQEKPGQTLAATALVHEAYLRLVPRELAARSTNGKHWDGRGHFFAAAAEAMRRILVEQARRKARQKRGGGMARVVLADVAVERAETDANLLALDEALTSLAANHPEKAALVKLRYFAGLTMDQAASALGVSPATADRHWAYARAWLHREMAKTLDT